AACAAATGTACAAAATATACAAAAGTTGTAAATCCTAATTTTTACTTGATGTGCAGCACTCAGCACCAGCAGTCATACCTGGCGCTCTTGATGGCTCCTGGTGTGGACGACTCAATTTCAGGACAGATTTTCCTCAACATGTCGCAGTACTTCTGAGTTCTGAACTCTGTGGGGCACACCACAGCTTTACAACCAACCTGGGGAAAAAAGCAGCCGATTCACCTCGCCATTATGTGATATCAGGgctgaaaacatttaaatgttcctaTAAAAATCACTCACTTTCCGTAGAGCAAACTCCACTTCCTGCAATTGGTATGCTGGATTCACAGACACCTGGAAAACAAGCATTGCAAAATCATCTTTAAAAATGTGGTTTATTCACTGATCTTTCTTAGTTTTTCCAGGTATGAAGAACACTTGTAGTTTTCCCTTAAGTACctaaaaaagtcaattttattaacCCATTAAAAGTGTTGAacgctcatttaatcaatacatttgcagcagtATCTGGTAGGACTTGCAAGTCATActctgggaggggggggggaagCCCAGAAGCGCGTGGATCAGCacagacaagtctgctgcagcggacaactctaccactaactctgtttgctctgcaacattgatgttttatctccacaaataacaagcctggaggagcttttgccgtgtggtggagttgctcatgctaacggttagcttatccTAGCGGAGAGGTTcaatgccgtttcctggacgctaaaacaacaacagccttccctgtcctaagccaaataacacaagcctggaggagttctgccatgtggtggagttgccaattataatagttagcttctactagccaagatgttctctgcagtttcctggatgctaaaccaaaaacagcctcccccgtcatgagtcaacatgtatgagtccatgaatgttaagtgacagtgtgacgtagatctgtcgggcttttcaaatcctagagtgtaaccatctattttgtatcagaagctaatgcaggagataggtgtaggggactattttcatgttctgcgtaccagaaacactcagagtgaccaattataatcagaaataatcatttaaaaaatgttttttcaatgAACTACTTATAATCAGAAATCATTAAAAATATttcttcagtgttccacacctttaacttaTTGTCAAAATGTGTTCAAAACCGCTAAACCAGCAGTACTCAATGGTTCCTTACACATAAAAAAAGAGGCTGACATccacaaataaattaataaaataaatagacGCCGACATCCACTAAAAGTCAGACTGTAAGGAGATAAACAGAAGAAATGGAGCAAACATCTGAAACAAACTCATCTTTCCATGGACTCAAAGCTGCAGTTGTGCAAGATTTAAGATAAGAGTGCCGACTTCCATGACCTTCAGACAACAGACCGTTTCTGCACCACATCCATTTGGATGAGTGGCCTCTGGGACTCCAACTCACCAGAATAATGCCTGCTTTAGCTGTAGCAAACTGGAACAGGACCCATTCGTAGGTGTTGGGCCCCCACATGCCTAGCCGGTCTCCTTTCCTGAGTCCCAGAGCCAGCAGTCCAGCAGCAGCCTGGTCCACCTACAgtacacacatgcgtgcacacacccACAGAAACACATTAAAAGTAGCTTGTTTGTTATGTCACCGTGACTCTAAAGTGTCTGAATTAAAGATCACGGAAATAAACCGCCTTTAGTCTCCCCGAGGAATCACCTCATGTTGACGGTTGTGACAGCTGGAAACACTCATCCGAGCAGCTTTTTAGGATACACAAACACCACTCACACAAATATAAACGCTTGAAATCATTAATGCTTCAAAATGACAGATTTACCCATAAGACGCTCATTTATTATAGCTGCTGTGGTTTTATTAATTACATCTTTTAGTGTTTCTTTAGACAGGAGTAACTGTTGTGAGGTTATGGTGCAACTCGTCAGCTTTTCCAGCTTGACTCAACTGGAACGGGTATTTCTATGTGAAAACAATCATTTAGCAAAGGTCTAAAGGTCTGAGATGAAAGTTAGCCATACGTTCTTTAGACACTGAGAAACAATATTAGAACCATTCTGTAAAGTTCGTCAGAAAGCCTAATTATGCACCGATTCTGTTTTAAGGGCCGATAcagatttttgcacaactctgaccTGCTGAAGCTGGTTTTGGCCGACTCGGATTTATCTCAAAAAGCTATAATTCAGTGAATAATTGGCCAGTTTGTTAGTGCATCTGTAAAACACTAATCTTTGTGTTTACGTTAAGTCTTTCAGGTTCAAATGGCAAAGCTGATGAAGCAGGAAGTGGAGATCCAAAACCAGGAGTTGGAGGACTTCTTGGAGATTTGTTAATTTCTTCATTTAATCTTACTAATTAACAGGAGTGCAGTTGAAATGGatgaataaacaaaataaagctGTTGTACAGAAGTCAAAGCTACTTTAAAGGCTCAGAGGACAACATGAGGAACAGAAATGAATTTAAAGCATGTCTCCAGTGAGCAAGTCAGGCTGTTGGTTCTGACTCAGAGaccaaaataacaacaacaacaacaacaacaacatgggtTAACAGGTGCAGATTCAGGATCTGTACAACATTCaaaaccaagttcacttgtttagtttaatacatttgcagtggtctctactatGGATTAATGCCTTGTGAATTGAACACTGTGGggagaaaagctctggcgctcctattTCAGGAAGGAAAAGTGAGCCGGAGCAGAAGTCAGCAGGATTTGAAATCTTTTTCCCCGTTTTCGTTCATctcacctttgattggctaacacaaCTCTACAAATGACTGTTCGCTctacaacattgatgttttatccccacaagtaacacaagactgaaggagttctgccacatTGTGGAGCTGCTACtgctaacagttagtttctactagctgagatgctcTGCTCTCTGGACattaatcaacaacagccttccccatcacaagCCAAGATGAGTGAGAGTCTGTGATTGCTATAATTTACACATAAATGTGTGTGGCTTTGTCTGACCAGATGTTGGTTAGGGTAAGATGATGGAAAtaggggtaaaagactatttttacatttagccggcaagttaaactcagagtgaccaatcttatttcaaaagtaataaaaaaaacgtttctcagtgaacttggtctttaacactGAAGTGTTGGAGAATCATCCCATTGAAACCGATGGCTCACATCTTTTAGAAACTCTGCGAAGGTTTTGCGGACACCGTCCTCCAGAAAGACCAGGGCCTCTTTATCCGGCCAGCGCTCCACAGACTTCAGCAGGGCTCCTCCGACCGTATCGCCAAGCAACGACATGGACGAGGTGCCGTGGGCATAGCTGGTGGTGAGGGAGGGGACGATGGGTGGACGGTCCACATGGATCAAACTGAGAAAGAGACGAGAGTTAGAGGAAGTGACACACAAAGATCTATCAGATGTAAATGAAACACGAATCCAGGCTGGATTATCCAGCTCTTCAGCCAAGAATGAAAtatttaattttctaaataacacCAACCCCATACTGGAACATCAGTGTTGGGAAAATTAATAGTTTTATTTTAACGATTACGACAAGAATTCTACCGAAGATTAAGATATTTTAATTTCATTTACACGTTGGTTAAAACTGTTTACAACTTATTGTAAATCTGCAAAAAAGGACACTCATCATTTCTCTGTGTCGCTTCcatttgtggttttaaagatgttttaaaatataaaagctgTTAAAGCTACAGTTTGACCCAGGCTCTTATCGCCTTTGTTTGTGATTTCTAAGCACAAAGTTTCTGCTAACCCTCAGGAAACCAGAGACGTCCCACACGATCCACGAGGCCCCGCTGCAGGGTAGCGAGCAGGAAGGAAACCACCAGCCAGTTCAAAAAATGTCAGTCTTCTTTTTTTTGACGAACTTAGGTTTGTTAGGTTTGTAAACCTAAAATACGATTTTACATGCTGAAAGATCAGAGTCATTCTAGCTCCAGACTCATCATGACTGTAGTGCTGCTGAAACTCACATTATTCCTCTCTCAGAAAACATAAATCAGAGGTTCAGCCTGAGTTCAGGTGTCAAGATAAATACAGGCAAACTGAGATGAAGTAAAAATTAGTGAACAATGAGGATGAAACTTTGATATCAAAATCCAGCTGTGACTAATTTTAGGTTGTTGATGTTCGTGATGTGGTGATCTGCTGGAGCTGTGGGTCACCAGGCTCCATGTGGAGAGTTAGAGATCACCTCTGGTAAACAAATTAAACCTGAAAGGGATTGATGATGGAATATTTTACAATGATTGGTACAAGAGATGAACATAGAATCAAAAACCCTGTGATGACTGGACTTTGTGTCCGTGTTTGAAGTAGATCAACAGGAGGAGGAGATGCAAATGTGGGTCAGAAACCAGAAAGtttggtaaataaaaataaacatagtaTTTTAAATTGGTCAAAAAGTAAAGTTTTTGTGTTCCATTAAAATCTACCGAAAGCTACAAAGCTGTTAAAGACCATGTGTTTTATGCGTTTTCCTCCATATTCAGTAGGTTTGTTGTTGCCATCTAAAAACCTGACTGAAGTTATTCTTTCACACTGAAAactcagaaataaataaaatatttgcaGTTGAAATGACAATATTTTTCATAAAACACGTTTTACTACCATTCATTTGCATGTTATGTTCTCATGCTCATCAGCTAAATTTGCATGATTCAAACCAACCATAGCTGGCTCACACAGAACCAAGGAGCGTTTCACACAGGAGGTAGAAAATCTGCAGAAACTGTTTTATTATTGGAACTACTGAAATATAATAAATCTATACAGGTCgcaaaacaaaaagtaaaccagataaagtatctttgaattgaattgagatgTTGAAATAAGTACATTTTGTCCCCAGTGTGCCAATCTGTTATCTCTTATCAGAAAGTAATCTGGACACAACTGGTTAACCTTTGGGATCAGGCCTGTTGAAGACTGCCACCGCAGCTCATCAGCCTCAGAAAACACCAGAAGTCAGTAACTCTGTCACTGTTACACATACCGGGCCAGACAACATTCCCTTAGTAAGTTTATATTCAACCAAATACAACACAAACGGACATGCATTGGAGAAGTGAGAATCTGGACTCCACCCCTTCTCGCCTGcagctgattttttttattacagaCCATGTAAACAAGTTAGCTCATCTAAACAACACTGATTGCACAATAACAAACAAGAGCCAATTCAGCAGCAGCAAGGAAGCTTTACAGGTCGACAGTCATAGATTCACAACGTAAAGTGTCCCCCTCCTACTACTGCACCCGCACGAGCTCTGGTTTCAACATCTGGATTTATTTAAATGTTCTCCCCTCACCGAGATGTTGCAGGTAATCCTGGATGACGTGTCCACGGTGTCCTAAAAACCTTCAGAGTTGCGGGAATAACGGAGTTTTTCCTCAAAGTCTGGGAGCAGAAAGTGTAGAAGATCAtcgtgcagcagctgcagcggttctcCGACCCCCGGGGTCACCAAAGTCCAGGAGCAGGACCGACGCTTGAGGGCGCAGCCTGGGATCCCCGTGTCCCCAGGAGTCTCAGAGCTGGAACTTCTGGTTTTCCTGGGAGCCTGGAACCTAATGAACCTTGATCCTTCTGCTCGACGGCGTGAATTTGTTGTTTTATAGCCTCGCCCAGCAGGGGGCGCTGCTTGGACAACAAACCTCGATCAAAGATGCATAAATTGTGATATTTAGTTTAGTTCGCGCCGCCATCAGCTTTAATGGTACTTAAGTTTAAAAACGATGAAGACAAATTAAGGTATTGAGACATAAAATAacctaaaatataaaataaagttttattggtgTCTATTTGTTCATATCTGCAatcattttgttttttgtttacgtatttttattttatttttttacactttGTGGGTCAGCGTAACTTAAAACAATAACTCTGAAAACCACAAATGGCCCCCAGGCCACACCTGGGATCTGCCTGATCCATTATTTTAGTTTCCTAAATCAGAGGGAAGCCTGTTAACGTTTGCTCTCTTGAGGGATCTCAAGGCATACCTAGGTCAGAGgtgaccaaaataaataaataaaaactaaaggTAAAGAAGAAAATTACCAAAGAGCTCGCATTTTCTGCTGAAAACTATTTTATTTACacttaaaaacagataaaaaatgtaaaacaatacttctgtgtcatcagatcccttCAGTCTGATGTCCCAGTTTTGCTTTTCACTCAGATAAAATCCACCATTTACACAGTTTATGCTTTTTAAACGTACTATCCACCAATAATATCCACCAAAGGTTAGACAAGTCAGGAAACAAAGACAGTTTTCTCCTGTTTGTGATTCAAACAAAACTAACGTCTAACAGGTTCCTTCAGCCGCTCTCAGAGAACAGCTCCTCCTTCAAACGATAATAGCATCCTTTCTTTCTCATCAGTTCCTCATGCGTGCCCTCTTCCTGGACTGATCCATCCTGCAGCATGACGATGTGGTCAGCGTTCTCTGCAATCCTCAGCTGATGAGCCACGATCAGAACCGTTCGTCCACGAGCCAGAACTTCTTTAAGAACCTGAGAAATAACAGAGGAGGTTATAGGTCTGATCCTGTTTGGATGATGTCATTGTTCATGGCTCTGACTGCAGACATATCAATCTGAAACCATCAGATTGTTGACACAACGGGGACGCCATTTTCTCAATTTTGTGAAGCcaaccaggaagtgacaaaaattgcagctgCCCCCTCATCTGCTAGGGGCTAGGTCCAAAACAGAGCCGTACATCGTCTTTCACGTAAGGAAAATAACAACTTCACAGCATAAATAATTACAACCTGGTACCAAACCCACTGTAGGTCTAACAGATTTAGTTTACAGTCATTACAACTCTGAATGGGGTGATTGTTTGTGAAACTCTTCCATTCAGATGTAATTAAATGTTTGAAATGATGAACAACTGGATTTGATTAACAGGTAGCTTTAGCTGCAAAGACTGATTCATCCTCTGCAAGGGAGAGATGCACACGCACTGTCGGAGACGCTATGCTCTTGGACTTGTCCGTCACCTGGAAAGTGTTGCAAAGCATTTCCccgtcaggacaacagagggcgtagcacttttctgTGGTATGCCATcacgcagtgaaccctactccctggtttaacgaCAGCATTCGCAGCCTGAGGCACCAATGCTGAAAAattgagcacttgtggaagaaaacccgtctccacgtccatctgctgcatttAAAGGATCTTCCGACCTCCTTGACGCGAGGGTTGcccatttctccaacctggtgtccctgagctaagggaaccccaaggtgctgtttaacaccatcagcagcatcgtctctcctgcagcctccatccactctgttgcagactgtgagaactttctgtctttctttgtggacaaagtcagtaaggttagatGTAGCATCTCTCCtttagccttatcgctgcctctcccgactccaatccAGCCcggtcctgtttctttgcctgagctaaccaaactagttaactctatgaagacctctgcatgccccctcgacatcttaccctcatctttgtttaaaaaagcttttcagtccattggtcccagcgtgctctctataatgaatgcttctctggtttctggtcaggtccctgcttactttaagagcgCTGTAATCCACTCGCTTCTTGACCCTCCTCtctatagcagcttcagacccatctctaaacttctgttcatctccaaaatcttggaaaaggttgtgttaACACGTCTCCCTGCTTCCCCGACTTCCAACATGCCTTTGAGCTTCCAGGAGAAAAGAAGACAAGAAGTGGATAAAACTCACACGGATAAACGTGGGATTATTATGACACAGCACTTTCTAAAGGTCTTCTTTCAGCctcgtgttggcccactctgataTTCCAGACGCCTTTTCTGTCTTGTTTTTACTCACCGCCTGCTCTGCGTTTACATCCAGCCTGCTGGTCGCCTCATCCAGAATAATGACCCGTGGCTCTCGAATCAGCGCTCGGATGATGGCGATGCACTGCTTCTGTCCTCCTGCCAGTTTGCCTCCACTCTCTCCTACATCTGTAAAAATAAAGACCCGAGTTCCTCTGCGTGCCACATCCTGACTTGTGTTTTCATCAAGTCATTGAATACAGGCTGCACCACCAGTTTAAACTAAAGTTCAAATAAAACTTTCTTCTCATCAAATCTCTCTGCTGCTGAACACATTTTCCGTCACACATTGAACAGTTCACTCCTGTGTGCAGGTGTTAAGACTGCAAAGCCACACCTTTTTAGTATCCTAGGAAACTTCAAACTGATCCCAGATCTGTACCCGTGTCATAGCCATCCTCCATTTCTGATATGAAGTCATGTGCGTCGATCTTCTTTGCAACTTCCTTCACCTTCTCAATGGAGCAGTCCTTCAGACCATATTCAATGTTGTACCTCAAGGAACCAGAAAACAGAACGGGGTTCTGAGAAACCAGAGCTACCTGCATAAGATAGAGTAAACATCAGAATTAGGACAATAGCAGATTTTTAAACAAAGGTAGAAGATTTGTATGCAGCTAGACTGTAGCTTTGTTACTTTTCACCATCCAACCATCTCCTGATTCTGTCCTTCCTAAAGTCAACAAGCTACAACACGCTATCAGGATAAACATGATTTTGTTCAAATATCCCACACAGATCATTCACCAATGCATAACACTCAGATAACGTCTATAAAACCTCACCGAAAATGAGATTTATGAAGATCAGAACAAGGAGAAAACTCTTTTAGAAACATAACAAAACCCCCAAATGAGCCCCGAACCAAACATCAAGCAGACTTATGGACTCAGACTCAGACCTAGTCCACAcgcagccgggttttttttaaaaccgaatatccgcccctccaaaaacttgcatccacaccacctcatttaaaaaaaaaaactgtgcacACGTACcaggataaatatgttgttaaggacatgccagacctgtaggcggcagtacttcccctgttcttaacctcgtccttcgtctgtggtcttccgcaaggagcagtaattccgcttgcaaaaacaaacaagcaaaaagcgcttggacaactgataaagcgagcgcagctctgagggcatccatgctgtcggctagtgtaaacacaggtcgcacacgtgatgtcagcattttttttgtcgcggaaagtgacgttgcggaccttaaaactccggttttgtccgtccacacgcagacacccaaaacggagaaaacgcagatcttcactttggccggagttcttaaaaagatccgttttcgtgtggatgacaggccaaaacgtagaaaaatatctacgttttggtagatccccggctacgtgtggacagggccttagtatcACTAACAGGTCAACACCTGCACAAATCGATAGAAATGATAAACAATTTATGAGATCAATCAATTCCCATGAGCAGGATAAGTAGATGGACCACAGTGACAACAAAGTTCCATGCaatataaaacatttttagttttttaatttgtttaatagCTTTTTCAGCAATCAGTGGCTTAAACTTTCCGGTAAATCATCTGTACCTTCCTATGGAAGTATTTTTGGTTGTAGTGGTGCAGCGGCTCTCCATCCAGTAGAATCAGACCCTCCTGAGGTTCATACAGCCTCTTCAGGAGGCTGACGCAGGACGACTTTCCACTGCCTGAGAGACCCACCAGCGCTGTGACCTTTCCTGGCTGCACTTCCAGTGAGACCGACTGAGGAGGAAAGATCAGAAGCATCTTTGTCTTTCCATCAAGTCCAGAGTAAAGTTGAACTCTGAACAGGACAGAAACCCTTTCAGTACCTTCAGAGCTGGTTTGTCTGCTGCAGCCGAGGGATAACTGAAGGTGACGTTCTGGAAAACGATTCTCCCCTCCAGCTTCTCAGGAGCCAAGCCTCCCTCCTTCTTACACTTTGGTGTCCGATCAACATAACTCAGCACTTTGGAAATGACCCCAACTGTGGACATCGTCTCTCCATAGCAGTACATAATCTCCTGAGACAAAGTGTGCATTATTAATTAAACACGCTTTATGTAATACACAATTAATACATGTAATTACCTATGGCTGCTCACCCTTAAATTGGCTGACATGGGCTTCTGGTACAGGAAGAAGGACAACAGACTACCGATGCTGAGCCGACCGGAGGAGATGAGACTCCGAGCCTGAATCAGCATCACCATCTTAATTCCCAGAGAAACCATCTGGATAACACAGGAAAAAGGAGAGGAATCACTGACACTGTGGCTGAAAATTACAAACCAacaacacaaaaaacaaaaacactgggCCAATCTAATAATTATCCTTACTCTTCGTATTAACAGATAGACTGCACTGAATATTCCTGAACGACGCCTGATGGCGAGCAGCTCGTCCAGAGCCACATGATACCTCCTCAGTTCATCTTTCTCTGTGTTGAAGCTGCGGATGGTTTGAATGCCTCCAACCGTCTGAGAGGCCAGGTCTTTGTTCTGAGCGTGGCACTCCTGAGTCTGTTCCTTCAGCTCCTGTAACAAGAAACATCAACAGACTCCTGAGATTCTGAAGACACCTGGATTTGTTTTTTAAAAGCATGTAGCGGAGGTTGTTGTAGACTTTAGGAAGCACAAAGTGAAGATCTAAGAAGTATCGAGTAGAGCTCAGGTGAGACGCGACCTGTCGCCACCACGGCTGGCTCGTCCACTCTCTTCTCACCTACCTTGGACAAGTTGATGTATTTATTTTGAATTATAGCCAGGAGGGGCATCTCTATGCAGGTCAGCAGAGTGAGCTCCCAGGACAGACCCAGCATCACTCTGAGCATGAGCACAGTTTTAACAGTGCTGCGAACCGCTACGTTAGCATTCAGTGCTACGGTGCGGCCCATCCTGTCAACGTCACTGTGGAGGCGGGAGGAAAGTCGTCCTGGGTGGTGaaacaggagagagagaatgataaacatctatccatccatccatccatccatccataaaacaGTAACCTTTTCATGCATTATTACAACTTAATTATCTCTCCTATTTTAACTATTAATATAAAAATATCTCCTTCTGCCCATAAGGAAGTTTTTCAACTTTTGCAGATTGTAAAGAAAACACACCTTAAAATAATATGACAGAATACATCCGCCATGTTGGAAACTTGACTTAATTGTCAGTTAATGAACTAAATCAAGTTTGTAACACCTGAATGGAGTCTGGACTGGAGAAAATCCCCACAAGTCCAAATGTGGAACCTCTGTTAATAAATTAGTTTTAATGTTATGAAATAATCATTTTTACCCAAACATCTAATTTGCTGGACACAGAGAACGCAGCTGTATGCTCTGGGGTCCAGCTACGTTCATGAATCGTTTAATCTTTTAGAAGTTAGTGAAACTGTATCAGCCCACCTTCTGGCTCTTTCTGTACAGCCAATTAAACAACATTTATGTTTTTGAGCTGACTGTAAGTCACTTGAGCACCCAAACGTCTCCAACAGCACACATATGCTCTCAATATGCTTAACAAAACATCAAACATTGATCTATCATCTGACCTGGGTTGTTCTCCTCAAAGAAGTGCACCTCCTGCTTCAGGAGGCTCTGGAACAGAAGATGCTTCAGCCTTTTGTTCAGTCTGGCCAGCGTGCACATGAAAATGCCTCCTCTCATCCCAGAGAACAGCGCACTGTTAGGATGGACAGGAAGTCGCTTACTTTCAGTCAGAAGACATTAGATTTGTGTTCCACGCACCGAACTGGAAAAGGGGACTTTGTTTACTCTGCTCAAGTCTTCAAGTTGCACGAAGACTGCAAATGACCTGAGCTCATTCCTTTTAATACATTGAAATCCAGATTGAGACTTGAGACAGACTCCATGTATTATAACTGCTTTACATAATTTTGTATATCATTTTAAATGACGTATGACTGTAATTTGGCAAGGACCCCTTTGGAgaagaggtttttaatctcagtggGACTCCCGTTTTAATAAAAGTTGAATGGAGAAAAACAAATTAGGGAATAGCGAACAGTTTTTTTTCATTACCTTCCAACTGAAATAACCACAAGCCGTCCAATCGCATCACCAAAGCCAGTTTGAAGCTTTTGACCGCTGATAACATCGATGACTTGCCCCTGATACAAAGGGATGTAAGTGTCACCTGTTAAGAAGAGACTATCAAGATTAACTATTCACTGAAAATGTGTACACTTATTATAGAAGTGTGAATACTCTTCGTTACAGCAGAATATCAGTAATTTACACTTACAGACTACTCCTAAGATGAGGAACCCAAAAGCTGCAATCAGATAGAGTCTGTCTGGTTTGAAGTATGTCAGTACTCTCAGAAGAATCTGTTTAGTATCCAGTTTGTTGTCCTTTGTGTTTCTGCTGAGCCAATTCTCCCAAATCACACATGCCAGCAATGAAGATGTTGCACCCAAGAGCAGCATGCTGAGGTTAGGAGAAGGTCCAGAATAAGGCTCTAGTGGAGGTGCCACAATGATCCGTCCAGTTTCAAACACCGGAGGAAGAAGGCAAAGAAGAGCTGTGAACCTGCAGAGCACAGACTGGAGCTTTCCGTCTGCCAGCACGGAGGCAACGGCATGGAGAAGCATCCATTTCATCAGGTGAAAGGCCCACACTTCTGGAAGTCCACCACAGCTGGAGCACTTGAGCAGCAGCATCCCAGCCCACTGGGCCGAGCACAGGACCACATCCAGGAGAATGATGCATGATCCATGGGTTAGCAACCCCCTCATTGTCCTGTAGAGTGCTCCAGCTGCAGGAAACTCAGATCCTGGAAAAACAAATATTCACATTTGCTCTTATTTCATGAAATTGTTAGCTTTAACAAATCTAAAGCATGTCAATGAAACTTAATAGTGGTAACATCTGAACAGAAGTGAGAGTCTGTTAGCTAGTTTATCTGTCTGAGAAGAGGACTCAAGACACGTACAGCCTATCCCTGCTATAAAATCTCATATCAGGCCTACAGATgtgcagcactaagacgtttttaaACTGAACGAGTTCAAATAAACCGCGCCTAACATCTGCTTCTTTATCAGGAGCGTTTTTAGCTAGCTTTGGCTTCGGTTTGACATTGTTGAAGCATCTCAGCTGACCAAGTTCCTGTCTGCTGTTTAACAAACACCCGCATTCATTTAACTGTTACCATTAAAAAAAGAAAGAGTATTAGGGTTATAACTTACCGTTCCTGCCACCTGCGCCTGCACAGCTGCTAACTAACTTTCAGTTTCACTTTCACAGTCGGGTTTCCTCTGACTGATGATGTTCCAGCACCACCAAATGAAACATCACAATATGCAGTTTGTTTAACTGTTTACTCGTGTAGGAGAAACATTTCACCCTAAAGAGAAAAAGGGTTTAAGCGATACTCTGACGTTTGGACACTATTTTGTGCTAttcaagcgcctcgtgatttttatcttgagaggcgctatagaaatgacattttcttcttcttcttcttttgtcaGTTGTTTTTCACACCACGGACACAAGATGGC
This Nothobranchius furzeri strain GRZ-AD chromosome 16, NfurGRZ-RIMD1, whole genome shotgun sequence DNA region includes the following protein-coding sequences:
- the tap2t gene encoding antigen peptide transporter 2 isoform X1; translation: MRGLLTHGSCIILLDVVLCSAQWAGMLLLKCSSCGGLPEVWAFHLMKWMLLHAVASVLADGKLQSVLCRFTALLCLLPPVFETGRIIVAPPLEPYSGPSPNLSMLLLGATSSLLACVIWENWLSRNTKDNKLDTKQILLRVLTYFKPDRLYLIAAFGFLILGVVCDTYIPLYQGQVIDVISGQKLQTGFGDAIGRLVVISVGSALFSGMRGGIFMCTLARLNKRLKHLLFQSLLKQEVHFFEENNPGRLSSRLHSDVDRMGRTVALNANVAVRSTVKTVLMLRVMLGLSWELTLLTCIEMPLLAIIQNKYINLSKELKEQTQECHAQNKDLASQTVGGIQTIRSFNTEKDELRRYHVALDELLAIRRRSGIFSAVYLLIRRMVSLGIKMVMLIQARSLISSGRLSIGSLLSFFLYQKPMSANLREIMYCYGETMSTVGVISKVLSYVDRTPKCKKEGGLAPEKLEGRIVFQNVTFSYPSAAADKPALKSVSLEVQPGKVTALVGLSGSGKSSCVSLLKRLYEPQEGLILLDGEPLHHYNQKYFHRKVALVSQNPVLFSGSLRYNIEYGLKDCSIEKVKEVAKKIDAHDFISEMEDGYDTDVGESGGKLAGGQKQCIAIIRALIREPRVIILDEATSRLDVNAEQAVLKEVLARGRTVLIVAHQLRIAENADHIVMLQDGSVQEEGTHEELMRKKGCYYRLKEELFSESG
- the tap2t gene encoding antigen peptide transporter 2 isoform X2, yielding MRGLLTHGSCIILLDVVLCSAQWAGMLLLKCSSCGGLPEVWAFHLMKWMLLHAVASVLADGKLQSVLCRFTALLCLLPPVFETGRIIVAPPLEPYSGPSPNLSMLLLGATSSLLACVIWENWLSRNTKDNKLDTKQILLRVLTYFKPDRLYLIAAFGFLILGVVCDTYIPLYQGQVIDVISGQKLQTGFGDAIGRLVVISVGSALFSGMRGGIFMCTLARLNKRLKHLLFQSLLKQEVHFFEENNPGRLSSRLHSDVDRMGRTVALNANVAVRSTVKTVLMLRVMLGLSWELTLLTCIEMPLLAIIQNKYINLSKELKEQTQECHAQNKDLASQTVGGIQTIRSFNTEKDELRRYHVALDELLAIRRRSGIFSAVYLLIRRMVSLGIKMVMLIQARSLISSGRLSIGSLLSFFLYQKPMSANLREIMYCYGETMSTVGVISKVLSYVDRTPKCKKEGGLAPEKLEGRIVFQNVTFSYPSAAADKPALKSVSLEVQPGKVTALVGLSGSGKSSCVSLLKRLYEPQEGLILLDGEPLHHYNQKYFHRKVALVSQNPVLFSGSLRYNIEYGLKDCSIEKVKEVAKKIDAHDFISEMEDGYDTGTDLGSV